A region of the Perca flavescens isolate YP-PL-M2 chromosome 15, PFLA_1.0, whole genome shotgun sequence genome:
TTCCACATCAATATTTTATTCTATACAAAGAATGAGTCTAAAGCCATTCAAATATCTCATTTTAGAAAATTTCTGAATACCACTGAGACTTGAATGACACTTGAATGACAAAGTACTTCTGTGACTGAAGGTTTACTGTGAATTTGAGCATGCTGTGCAGAATAGAAAGCTAAATGGAAACAGATGGATAtctgctacttttttttttagaactgatatctgctacttttttttttttaagagaagcCTTAGAAATAAATAGCTAACCTTATTGCTTTTTGAAACCATTCCTTTGAGTGCACAGATCTTTACAAAGAAATCTCCTGATCATGCCTTTATAAAAACAGACCTAGAGCCCCACACTTTAGTATAGGATTATAATCAACCAGCAGCCATTTTTCCTATCCAACCACTTTTTCTCcacataaaatgtacaataattctGTGTGTGACAATgtctattttagtttttttcattttacagaGTATTGTATCTAGAAATGCTGTCTTTGTCATTCTCTGTTAGCAGTTTGCCAAGGTACTGCAGAATCTGCGAACTGCAACTTTTTGTAGTGTAACAGAGCAGACAAGGTACACTTAACACTGGTGCCAAGAGGCTCAGGTGAATGATTGCAGTGTAACGTTGTAAATGTTAAACCTGTGAGTCATTTCATTTTTGTGCTTATCTTGATGTGAACTTACTTTTCAATGCTGTTGTCATCgagacattttaaatgtatacatCTTTGAAAATGTATTCTGTATTACAGACTTGACGTGTGGATTGAGGTGGCCTTACAGCAAAAGAACGCTCGGACTGTTTTCAGTCCTTCTCTATTCTCTGTTGCTTAGTTGTGGTACGGAagtgtaacattttaaaatgtaagcgCCCCCCTTTCTACGCCAATATATAATCATCTtgtgcattttctttcttttttttcttttttttacatgctttttggagaaaaaaaaattaaatgctgGTGTTGATTTAATTCAGTGAttttagtgtgttttttttttttttttttttatttaaaggtggCTAAATTCTTTAATTCCCAGGAGATTGACTGAATGCCTTGACTCAAGGATCTCAACATTTTCAGTTCTATGGCTAAACTACTATCAGTTAATTTCTAATTCACTATTTGgacagaaatattgtactttttactctactacattaCTGTATTTGACAGCTTAAGTTATTAGTTACTtgacaaattaagattttttgcAAAAACTTTCATGGTTCCAAAAGACttgctgcttttatttttaaggtATGGACTGTTGGTAGCAGAAAACAAACCTTGTGAAGGTGTCACTTTGGGTAATTGTGATGGCATTTCTCACCGTTTTCTGCAAACCAATCAATTGaataatggaaaaaaataatcattagttgcagtccTATACAAAATAGTTTTAAAGATAGCTCGACCTCAACCAACTACAAGAGTACAGTAATGCAGGAGTATTAATAAATTAGTCACAGGGGACATTTTCTACGTTGAGTACTTGTAAGTACATTTTACCGATATTTGCCTTGTAATCTTCTTTCTAGTCttaatttgtatttaatttttatataCCTCcttactatttatttattttttatttttttttatacttcatCTGTATTTATTTCTCTCCTTGTGTGTAACTTAcattcttttacttaagtaacattttaaatgcctTTTcatatttctacactgtggtattagtactgtAGAATAGATTAGACCTGACTACTTCCTCTACCACTGTTTATTATGCCATCAATTAAGTGGCCAAAAGCTGTGTTTTGGATGCAGCAGTATAACGACTATGAAGACTTAAAGTCCGATTCTCCTATAGTTATGAATGCAGCATAAACCCGAACTACGTCACAGCTGGTCCGCCCCATTAATAATATTGTGCGCGCGCCTGCAGAAAGACTTCGACCGAGTAACAGCGCGCTCCCGCAGCTGCGCGTCGCTTATTTGGATAGTTTAGTAACCAGAAATCCCCCATGGGAATAAATCCATGTTATTACACACGTATGGACGACGGCGAGTGAAGCATTTGGAAAACATGGACGCGACTTTGAAGTACAGTTTTTGTCACGACTCGTTGGAATCTTAAAAGTGGGTTCCGGTCGCGATATTTTTTCTGTCAGGAAGTTTGACGTATTCGGCTGAAGATTATTTCTTACTTTGTTTTGGTTCGGGGGAAAGTTGTGGACTGTCGTTGACTAACGTTACAGAAGCCGCGCGACGACTCTGAGAAAAGACTGCGTTCTCTTTCACGTTAAAGTCAGTTTGGAGCTCACACGAATACTTAAGGAACCGTAATAAGAGTCCGAGAATGCAAAGTTTAAACTTCGATGGAGTTTATCCAACTCCGCTTCGCTTGACATAGGCTAATAAATCGAGGTTATGTGTATAATACATGTATACATGTATTTTCTTTCTGCCAGCGTCATTTCAGTCACTTTTTGCTAAATGGTTGAACTCCATCGCGCGCTAAATCaaattgtacttttattttttttataggcctatatgtattCTTATATGGTTATGATCATATTCAGGCTGCAATGCGATACAGTTTTATGCAAAAGTAAAGATATCTGCAGCCTAGACTATTTTGGACTCTAACCAACACAGAGAAGGAAAATCTGCAAACTTAGCAGGAAGAGAGACTATCAAAATCACGGAAATCGTTCGGTCTTTTCCTCTGGCGAAGCCGTTACTCACAGATGGATTTCATACAGGCCACACGGTTACTGTTACACCTTGTTTGGTAGTTTTTTGTTCGTATTTTATGGGATACATCTCCCTGTCCTGCAAGCCCGAAAGCGTTGATAACGTGTGgcaaatgtgaaaatgttttggAAGTTTAAGTTTTCCAAAGATCCGAGGCTGCAGTGGAGCAGAAGTTTGTCTTTGGGCCACAGCTGGAGCAGCCTGATGtagccttttattttttttttttttccatcggAACAATTTCTCTGTAAAACGCACAGCTGTCtcatgtgtttgttttcacAACCTGAAAAGTATCCGTTTGCGTGAGTGCTTTAATTTGCCGTTGAAGAAGACTAGTTACCTGGGGGGGTCAGCCCCGCCATGGCGCCcccgctctcacacacactctccggTGTGTCAGTCTGAGGGCACAGATGGACGTGAGCAACGGCTGGACCTAGGCTACTGCGTCATCCCTGCCGCGAGACGCCGGTAACCGGAGTTGGCTGCACGCGGGAGAAGCGGTCTTGTCGTGACCAAGGTCGTCAAGGCGACAGGTGAGGGTTGTGCACGTGACAGGGATGACAGATATATGATGAATGCTGCATTCAGGTTATGTGGGGAAAATGGTAACTGTAGTCAGGAGTTTTGAAATACTATATCTATGTAATGTTTTTTGTTCTTCCAACATGAAGGTCTGTAATTCAAGTGGGGAAATACTGAATCTATTATTTTAGTTGTCCTCAAAGTTGTCAGGTTTAAGTCTATAAATCCCTCCAAAAAAGCTTCTAAATTGTAGAAACTGTATTTGCTAACGCCTCCAAAATCCCCATAGAAATAAAGAGCACATTGGGCTACTTTATTGTCCTCTATGCTACGGCCCTGCTTGAAAATGTCTTCTACATCATCTTCCTTATGGGAAACACTATATACCACAGTTCATCTGGACTGTCAGGTAGTCAGCTATCCTATGCACCATGAGTTTATTTACCTTCATTTACACAAGGTCGGTTGGCTGAGCATGCATCCTCTTTTACAGCGCTATCCTGTTTACAAttgcacagaaaaaaatatatttacaaaacaaacagaaaacatttaAGCCAAAACTTTGAATGGAAAAGTACTCAATGCTTAGGTCAATCCGGGCTTTGATTTCTGACTTTCATAACTTGTTATTAAATCTATACTAACACTTCCAATCTCTCCTCTAACCACCCGGAATCTCCacaaatttgaaaaaagtcCTCCATTGTGATAACGGTTATGGGTTGAAATAGCCATTATTCTTCGGATGACAAAAGCTAGTTGTTGATAGTTTTTGTGGTTGACACCTGTATAAACGTACAGGCCCTCCTTCTCTTTTATTAACTTTAGCCAAGGCAAGTACTTGCAACTTGTCAAGATTGCAATATTTAAATGTGGTGGGTTACCTTGAACCCAAAACACTTGTGCACCTGAAACAGGAGCGTCATCAGGCCAGGGGATTTTGCTGGGAAGCACTGAGTCCAGATGCATGGCTGGCCAGAGACAGTGTAAGAACTGTGGCTGGGAAAAACAGCCTCAGACTAAACACCTCTCAAAGCAGACAgagaagagaggggggaggaaaaTCCATGTAAATCCTGCTAGTCCTGGAAATGTGATAcaaggaaaataaaacaggcacAGCTGACTGGACTGGTAGAGCGCAGCCTTCTTCTCCATTGAATTCCCCTCATTCTGCTTGGGCGGTAATTAAAATCAGGAGAAGCAGGGGAGAGAAGAGGGAAGCTGGGGTAATGGACAGAGTGGGTAGTTGTGTTGTTGACTACAAGGACTCCTTGAGGTGCACAATTTTATCTTTTCTCTCCAGATCCAGCACCCCTGCTGTTCCCTTTGGAGAACATGTTGTGGGTAGAGAGGAGATAACGGCTCTGAATGTCCTGAAGTGACTGTACATCCATGCAACTAGTGGGGGAGTTTCACCCTTTAGTATGGTGCAAACATAAAGTAAAAGGGTTGAAGGACAAAAGGACTTGGCATCTAGGGCAACATGAGAGTGGCGGAAGCTTTAAACGAATGTGGCAGCGCTTCACTGACCACAGACGGACATGCCCGGCATTCCTGTGGGTGATTATTACCCAGAAATCCACAGAGTCAATGAGTTGCCTCAGGTACTGATGCTCCCCGTTTTCCTTCTCTACACTCAGAAAGACTGTTGCAGCCTCTTCTGTAGGTTCCATCATCAGACAGTGTTCATCCTGATCTCTGTTATTTCCCTGAGTTATATTTTTAATCAAACCAGTCATTAGTTCCCTAGGCTTACAAGGCACTTAACCAAAGATCTAATGCACATGGGTTAATTTGCTACAATATATTTCTGAATAAAGCAAAGCACATTTCAAGATGCAGCACTTGCTTTAACAGTGGACTCTGTTTTATAGCTTTCTTTTTTGCATGACTTTTTagacctgtatgtgtgtgtgtgtgtgtgtgtgtgtgtgtgtgtgtgtgtgtgtgtgtaggcattTTACATAATATTACACACTGACTCACTGCATCGGTATCTGTGCCAATAAGGGGATCAAGTATCGGCCGGTCGTTACCGTTTCTTTATCAgttacattcattcagtcacAATGAGCTTTTGCCCCACAGCGATCTCTGGCTTTGAGTTACTGAGCTTGAGAATGACCCCAAGGAGTTTCACACAGTCAGTGGGATATAGAttttaattgttaaaaaaatagaCCTCTGGTATCGATTGAATTTGGTAGCAGCAGATTATACCTGAGGTGAGTTACTGgaatcaggagagaaaaagTCAGATGAGTGCATCCCTGGTAGAGTATTTTAGTCTTTGATTTTATGAGTGAGTGTCTTTTGGTTTTGTTACCTTGTTTTATAAGTTTGTTAAAAGTGTCCATATCTGTTTTACCAACCAAATCAATTGTGAAAACTAAGTTTGTGTTTGAGTTattttgtgttgtcctttgttGAATTAGTTTACATTCAATGGTTTATTGGTATAAATTTCGGGGGAAACCCTCTCCATTGAAGGAAATGCCTCAGTTTATGATGCTGTTGACGCCTTGAACTGGCCAGATAATATTGCCCAGTTAACATCTACATTGGAGCTATAACACAGCTGAGTCAGGGCTTTTGGCAGCTCGTGAAATCAGAGAAATATAAAGCTGGTAGATATTTAAAATTGCAGAAAACTCCCTGTAAAAAACATTCTTCCCGTATGAACTGTGCCAGACGGATCGCTGCCAGTGCAGCTTGAATTTCAGCCGTTTTCAATTGTCAATCTTTCTCATGGGcaaaatacacaacacacatgcactgcacactttctcattcactcAGTGTTCAGGGCACTCAGTCAGAGAAATCTTTAGGTATGTGTTCTGCAGGCTTTGGTTACATTTTACATGTCTGCAAGGAATTATGCATGAAAAAGGTTTTGTGCTGTAAATAAAAATTAGGTTCTCTGTTTAGTGTAACATTAAAACCTCTATCATGTAATTTAATTACCTAGATATGACATAATTAGGGTGCAGTGCTGCCTCTTTGTCACACCAGCCTTCAGATTTCAtactttttcttctcctcccctTCTTATTAATGTTTACCACCAAGGTGATGTTTTATGGGCTGAGGTACTTGCATACTGACAAGTGTTGTGAGACTGGCTGATAACTTTTGTCATAGGTCATCTCCTGTCTGACCCGATGACTCACATCCTTTCGCTCGGTCTCCAAGCAAAGAAATGTGAACAAAAACAGTGCCAACATCAGTTATTACACACTTTCTTCCATAACGAATTGGTTTCTGTTTGTACCACTCTAGGCTGTGGGTTGATTGGCTCACCACAGACAACTTTCTGAAGACTGGTTTGTAGAGCACGTACGCAAACATCGCAGCAATGAGTAAGTCCTCTATATTCTGATGTTAGACAGACAGCATGGTTTTCACACAGCATGAgttaaaaacagacacacactcgcacaaaaCACCACCCCTGAGGCCAAAGTCTGTGCAAGCTGCTGCTCCAGACACTGTCGGATGAAGAATTGGTTTTTGCCGTTATGGAGATGGGGGTCTGTTTCTCTCCACTAACCTGGGGCCGTATGATGTCTGTCCAAACTACACAAGGAGAATATTTTCTCTTCGTGAGCTAGTCCAGCCAAGGCAGAGCTTGCCCTGAGATCAAACATGGGAATAGGCATATCAACACTGCAGTCCTTCCCTGCCTCTAATACCCTGTCACAGGATAGTCCTGATATGGATGTAGTTAAAAATGACTGACTACTTGTCTGCACACACCTTTTAGAGTAGAACTAAGTGCAAGGGACTCATATCTCTCTTTCTGTAATGCAGACGTACACACAGGCCATCCATTATCCAATCCACACTCTAATTGTGTATTTTTCCCAACCCATTATCCTGTTCAGATGAGAGACAGGCTCTCCACTCTATAATGAAGGACCTGGTTGCCCTTCAGATGACGCGGCGCCAGCCTGTGTTGTCATATGACAGCGGCAAACCCAAGACACCGGCCCAGACCAACAGACAGGTGCGGTAACGCTGCAAATTGAACAAACAGAATACTAAAGATGGTTTGGAAGCTTAAGCTTGTATTAAGCTGCAAAAATCAGGATTTCTCATAAACTAAGGAATAATTGAAATGGTGCCCTTATTATCTAGGATAGTATAATCAAATAGCTTTAGTTTTTACTGTGAGCTGTAGCTCAAACATCTTGGTCCCACGAGTAAAACGCACATTTTAGGAAAGTtctctcaaaataaaatacattttgaagtgGTTTCAGTACTGTAGTTCTGAAGAAGCAATGTAGCCTTCTGTTTAGAGAGTCCCTGAAACCCAGAGCTTCCAGGTTCAACCGCACAAATGTCTCCATGAACAGTCATACATTTTGTGGAAGTGTCCCTCAGCAATAAAGGAGGGTATGCTGAATTGTAATTAAAATGTCCTAAATAGTTAAGGTGAGGATGAAGCATGATAAACCTAGCAGGCAGTGGGAAAGTCTTCTGCTTAGTACGCAGGGTGAGATTTGTCTTTAAGTTGTGTTAAGTATGAATTATGCTGAATTTTGAAGTCTGTCTGGAGGGCCTTATGCTGACAAAATAATGCTTTTCTTCATGGCTACGGGTCTGTACACCATAGAATTTGAACTTTTGGACCAGTGTTATAATAAAGAACAGTGTAATTGGGTATCCCCCATTCAAGTGCATCCTTGTTTCTTAGTATTTCCCCTAGCCCACACAGTTGGCTAATTTAGAACAAGTACAATATAGCCACCCACAAATGTATTAAATCCAGGCATTTTCAACTTCTTctctaaaaatatatttatgccTGTGTGGAAAAGTGGCCAGTAGCCCACCCACCCTCACTTTCTACCACAGCTGCAGGCAGCCACAGAGAATAGCCAAAGCAGACAACTCATGTGCAATTTTGTGTTTGCTTAAAACCAGAGATTGTCCCCCTGGGAAAGACTCTCGACTCTTTCCCACCTCAATACCTTAAGTTTGGTCTTATTATGAGTGGAAGTTGGTTTTCTCAAATGATGTAGCAATGGAGAAGGCACAGAGTGACATGTCTTCCCAGCGAATGATCTTTTGAAGGCAGTGCATGTGCAAGTCAGTCTTTAAGTTGTTTCTTTTTGGAAAGTCACTTCTTTGACTTTGTTGTACTGAtggtcattttattttgtttgtgttgtgaatgTTATCTTTTATCTtcctatttcttttttctctcaggACGATGTCAGGATAAAGTTTGAGTTCTcaggagagaggaggtgagttttgttttaggctttttttacgtgcgtgtgtgtgtgtgtgtgtgtgtgtgtgtgtgtgtgtgtgtgtgtgtgtgtgtgtgtgtgtgtgtgtgtgtgtgtgtgtgtgtgtgttttacatgcatacatgtatatatctatatgcAAGTGAGAGAGAGCATaaactcacacagagacattaACACCGTCACTCAGTCATGCTGTTCTCATCACATGTTCCAGTTCATGAGAAAGAGCACATCTCAGACTCCACTCCACTCCACTTAATTCAGACTGGTATGTGAGCTGGAGAATGGAAGGGGAAAAGGAAAAGGACTGTGGTTAGTATGTGGCTGCCAGCGCAAACCACAAATATGCAAGGTGTACTTAAAGAAATCTGCACACACTACAAACagcagcttgtgtgtgttttgcttgcACATGTGCATGTAAGTCAAAAGCAAATTCCTTAGTTGCGGGTACAAATCTCTCGATAATCTGcctgtctgttgtctgtctgttcttgcttctttttttatgtgtagGATCCTGATGTTTGGACGGCCTGTGCAGTTCGAGGAAATCCAGCAGAAAGTCAAGACTGTCTTTGGCCAGCTGCTAGACCTGCATTATATGAACAATGAGGTAAAGTGGAGAAGCTGAAACAAGGGAATGTTTGGCATTACTGCTTGAAAAATTATTTGAGTAATAAATCaatcatcaaaatagttgctgattcattgtctaatctaaatctaaattgtctaattgtttcagctcgaCAAACATGTCTGAATATGTCCTGTGTTTCTTTATGCCTGTATGTGTTTCCATTTTGAAAGTGTAAAAGTATTTTGGTCTTAATTGTTGAACATatctgcatgtatgtgtgtcacTGTATTTGATGTATTAATTAAacatttgtacattttaaaatgtttccaacaGCTTTTGTATGCTTGCGAATATTGatatgtgtttgtttatatatatataattggtTTTGTGTTTTCGTGTTTGTCTTGTATTCTTGCAGTTGTCCATCCCTCTGCGAGATCAGGATGACCTGGACAAGGCGATCGACCTGCTGGACCGAAGCTCCAACATGAAGAGCATCAGGATCCTGCTGCTCACTCAGGAGCACAGCaatgtaagacacacacacacacacacacacacacacacacacacacacacacacacacacacacacattgggcTTGCATTTACAGCGTACTATTGCACCACTGACATTTCTTCACCATAGAGCCATGTTGTGTAAAATCAAAGTTCctcattacatttacattacactAACTGGCTTGCTGACAAGAAGTGATTGTTTAATCAGGTTTTTGAAGGCTTTTTTAAACCTCATGTTCTCTTCTCCTCGTTCCAACTGCAggcctcctccccctcccaccACGTGCCGTGTAAGCAGGTGAGGATCACATCCTCCCATTCTACTGGAGACGTTAGCACGGTGTACCAATCCTCCGAGCCCAGGGGGCGCCACCTATCAACTGGTACATATCTTCACCTGTCATTCATATTCTCTCTACTCTGATGCTTCACACATTAATTCAAAGGAGGAAAAGTAGAcgctttatttttctcaaaagccTCAACATTTGGTTAAAATTCAGGATAACTGTCACGTCGTAGTTTTTTACTACCTCGATTTCCCTGTCTGTCGccttctctctcgctctctctctgcctgttcTTTCTTTGGCTTCCCCTTTTAGCAATGGGTCCACTTCCTTTTCCTGTTCACCATTACTAGACGATGCCTCCTggacagcagccaatcagattacAGAATGTTATTAGTTTGGTGGACCATTGGCCTGGTTTGAGATGAAGTGGCTGCAGGAGGGCTTGAGAGCTGGACTTTGGCAGCACCAGGCCATACATATTAAAACCAGCTCTCAGCCGTTGCTCCAGAATGGAAGCAATCAGTACTTTTATTGACTTCTTTCTTTATCTTTGTGGGAGAGAGGGCCTTTCtgaatattacatttttgtcatgACACAACTGTCACAACAGTTACTGCATGGATGTGAGTTGTATCAGTGTGCTCTCAGCTTTTTCACGTCTGCTTTTGTGCTGCTTGTACCCTTCCCTGCATGGAAATACATCTCAACATAGACGAACAGGgcctatttgtttttttttaaatatgcaaagccGTTTTCCAAAAATATCATCATCACATCTGATGTTCTTAAAGCAcattgatgccaacatttttatGCACTTTTCAGTCCTCATGCCTGTAAAGTCCAgatattattttaaattcttatttttcatatttctaATGTTTGCTCTTAACTGCTGTCTAATCCCAGGTTCTCAGAACACGGGGCGTAGCTCGCCGCCTCCTGGCTACGTGCCTGAGCGCCAGCAGAGGATTGCCCGCCAAGGTTCATACACCAGCATAAACAGTGAGGGGGAGTTCATCCCCGAGACCAGCGATCAGTGTGTGAGTTGTTGCTACACTATTAATGGGGAAATTATATGGTGTGTTTATAACTATAATGAGATGTGATCACATAAACTAGAAAGATAAAATATTGGGTTCATGTTCCCAAAGTTGTCAAATATAAATTCCTTAAATTTTTATGAAACATGTTTACACAAAgcatatgtgcacacacaccctTTATTTTCCATTGTGCCCTGTGCAGGTGCTGGATCCCTGGAGCAGCGCAGAAAACTCTGTCTCTGGAAGCTGTCAGTCTCTGGACCGCAACTCAGACAGGTGAGGAGCAAACTTTGCCTGCCAGAAACTtactacaaattaaaaaaaaaaaaaaaaatatatatatatatatatattctccaTTGCActtccttctcctctctcaCAGCCCCTCACTGAGGAAGTCTCGCATGCACAGAGCCAAGAGTTACCCTGATAATCGCCAGGAGTGCTCAGGTGAGAGCAGCTACAAGAAAAGCTCCTTCCAACCTTTAACTTTCCCAGTAACCATGAGgggaatatttatgtaaagcagCACACTCACATCTTATGGGATAAAGCATTGTGACAGCCACTTGCATTAACATTTGTGTTTACAGCAAACCAATCATCAACCATAAATatatatcttttaaaaaaaactgagtaCAACTTTACTGATTTGATAAAGAAATCTACATTAAGTTTGATCATTTTAAATATCAGATCTGCCGAGTTCATAAGTATAAGCTACAAGGAAGAGTAACGAAGCAGCTCACGTGAATGTTGTGTGACTCAGTGTGCAACTGAGCTAAACTGTTTGAACTACAGAGTAATCCTGCTGACCCTTGACTTTTGGATATTTGCTTTCAGACCGGGAGAATCATGTGTATGACAGAATAGCAGGTAAAGGAGGCACCTATCCTCGAAGGTACCATGTCTCCCTGCATCATAAGGACCACAGTGAAGGTAAGACGAATAGCATTTTATCTCCGTTTATCAACGATGTGACATATTTCTTACGCTCTCTCTTTGTACTACTTTTTCCCTTAATTTGCCTGTCCGTCATGTGCTATTTAACCTTAGCCAGCCTTTTTCCCGCTCTACTTCAGGCCGTCGGACGTTTCCGCGGATCCGTCGCCCACAAGGGAACCTGTTCACTCTGGTGCCCTCACGCCGGTCGCTCAATGGCAGCGAGGAGAGTGTGGGCAGCTGGCAGCTGGTCGACGCTCAGGGCAGGCTCCGTCCCCAAGATCGTTCTGTCGCGCATAAGTGTGAGTGTTGATCTAGAAGAACTCTGAACAAAATTTCCTTTAGAAAATACACTTCACTTTTTAGGATGACATTAATTCTTAAGAGGTAAATAAATGATACATTGCAGGTTTCAAAGGCTAATACCAATGCTTGAATCATGTAATAAGGGTTTCCACCAGAACTTACTTTTAGCAGGATGAAAAAACCTTAGGAACAATATTTTAAAGGTGGGTCAGTAAAATTCACTACTGAAACCCTGCGTAgtcaaataataaaagtaaaaatggaTTCCTATGTAAACTGTACCAAATGAATTGCTGTGCCTCATTAAAAATCCGTCAATTAAGAGTCAGATAAGAAGATAGATATCAATTTCAACTTTGTGCATCTAATACAGAGATAGTTCTGTTTAGTCTAGCTTACCACAAGGCCTGGGGGAAATGGTTGGCTTGTGAGGAAAAAGATTAATAAATAATGTTCTTTTCTGTGATATGTAAGATGGCatgttgtattttttatgtgAAACGTAAATGAAcagctgtgtgcgtgtgtattgtCTTTTTTCAGCGCCCAGTGCTCCAATGA
Encoded here:
- the map3k3 gene encoding mitogen-activated protein kinase kinase kinase 3; this encodes MNERQALHSIMKDLVALQMTRRQPVLSYDSGKPKTPAQTNRQDDVRIKFEFSGERRILMFGRPVQFEEIQQKVKTVFGQLLDLHYMNNELSIPLRDQDDLDKAIDLLDRSSNMKSIRILLLTQEHSNASSPSHHVPCKQVRITSSHSTGDVSTVYQSSEPRGRHLSTGSQNTGRSSPPPGYVPERQQRIARQGSYTSINSEGEFIPETSDQCVLDPWSSAENSVSGSCQSLDRNSDSPSLRKSRMHRAKSYPDNRQECSDRENHVYDRIAGKGGTYPRRYHVSLHHKDHSEGRRTFPRIRRPQGNLFTLVPSRRSLNGSEESVGSWQLVDAQGRLRPQDRSVAHKSPSAPMTWRRGKLLGQGAFGRVYLCYDVDTGRELAAKQVQFDPESPETSKEVSALECEIQLLKNLHHERIVQYYGCLRDHNEKTLTIFMEYMPGGSVKDQLKAYGALTENVTRKYTRQILEGMSYLHSNMIVHRDIKGANILRDSAGNVKLGDFGASKRLQTICMSGTGIRSVTGTPYWMSPEVISGEGYGRKADVWSLGCTVVEMLTEKPPWAEYEAMAAIFKIATQPTNPLLPSHTSDQARDFISCIFVEAKHRPSAEELLRHPFSQILF